The following is a genomic window from Planctomycetia bacterium.
AGTGTATTCAGGCGTCGTCCCGAGGATCGAGGCGGTGGTGTTCTTCGAGAAATACTTCACCAGCGCTGAGTTCCCAACCTGCGGCATCACAATCCGCACCGACGGACACTCCTTGGGAATCGCCGCGGCGTCGTCCAGCTTGAGCGACTCGAAGTTGCCAACCATCCGGCCGCTGCGCCGCTCGATGTTCGGCGAGATGAACAGCTTGTTCGAACCCATCGAGGCAAACCCCGTCTCGATCCGCGCGCTCATCCCCTGCAAAATGGCCATCGCCGCCACGACGGCCGCGACCCCGATGATCACCCCGAGCGTCGCCAGAATCGTCCGCAGCGGATGAACCGTCAGGCTGCGAAGCGCCATCATGAAAATGCGAAGGAAAAACATCGGCTATACCCCCGCCGGCCGGGCCATCGGCGGCGGCGAACGCTCAGGCGCGCGCTCGCCTTCACCGGTCAACTCTTCCGTCAGCGCCGCATCGACGAATCGATCCTCGTACTTCAGCCCGTCCCGCATCCGTATCACGCGCCGCGCCTGAAGCGCAACTGACATCTCATGCGTCACGAGAATCACCGTCACCCCGCTGCGGTTCAGCTCGTGAAAGATATTCATGATCTGCTTGCCGGTGCGGCTGTCGAGATTGCCCGTCGGCTCGTCGGCGAGAATGATCTTCGGCTCGTTCACAATCGCCCGGGCAATGGCCACGCGCTGCCGCTCGCCGCCGGATAGTTCACTGGGGGCATGAGAAGCGCGCTTCGAAAGCCCGACGCGCTCAAGCGCACGCATCGATGCCTCATTCACCCGCGTCTTTCGTGCATAGAAAAGCGGAACCGCGACATTGTCCAATGCGCTGGTTCGTTGAATCAGGTTGAAAGTCTGAAATACGAAGCCGATCTTCTGGTTGCGAATCACCGCAAGCTGCCGATCGGTCATCGAGCTGACCAGTTCGCCGTCCAGCCAGTATTCGCCGCTCGTCGGCCGGTCGAGGCACCCCAAAAGGTGCATCAACGTGCTCTTCCCGCTGCCCGATGCGCCGGTGATCGAGATGAACTCCCCCTCATCCACGCTCAGATCCAGCCCGTCCAGCGCGCGCACAATCGTGTCGCCCATCTCGTAGTGCTTGCTGAACTTGTTAATTTGGATCAAAGATCCCATGAATTCTCGTCCGCCGGCGCTTAGCCGTCCGTACCCCATGCCGACCACCGCCGTCCCGAGGGCGATGCAGACATTGATTATAAGTGCCCGGGCCTATCCCGCCACGATTCCCAAAATATCCTCGGAATCTGATACGGCTTGATCGCTCGGCTGCTGCGATAAAATCAGAACGTCGTGCCGAACGAAAAGCTGAAGATCTGCTCGTCGTCGTCGCTGTCGCTGGAAATCGGGAAGGCAAGGTCAAACGCCAGCGGGATCGGGCCGAAGTACTTGATATACACACGAACGCCCGCACCCACCGCCGCCCGCCACGACTGTATACCGAAGTCCTTCTCGACAGTACCCATGTCCAGAAACGTCACGCCGCGAAGCGTCTCGCCGGCGATGGGGAAAGTGTACTCTGTCGTCGTCGCCAGCATGAAGTCGCCGCCGACGCGGTCATTTCGGATGCCGTCGCGCGGGCTGATCCCTCGAAACTCAAATCCGCGAATCGAGCCGATGCCGCCGCCGTAAAATCGCTCGAACACCGGTGCGTTGCCGAATATCTGTCCGATGTTCGCGCCGAAGTGCAGGATGTGCTTGCGATTAAACGTATCCTTGTGCAGCGTGAAGTAGTGATCGTACTCGCCGATGACCTTTGAAAAGGTCCACTCGCCGCCAAAGACGCCCGCCTGCTCCCACGATCCCTTGAGCCGGGTCCCCTTGCTCGGCAGCCACGCGCTGTCCGTCTTGTCGCGAATCAGCGTGCCCTTAAGTGAAGTCAGCCAGCCGCTTCCCTCGGCGTCCTGAATGTCCTTGGCCGCGAGGAATTTCACGTCGTCGATGTCGATGTGCTCGAACCGAGTGGCGATCTCCGCTGCCCAGTCCTTGAGGATGCCCTCGCGAAAACGCTTGTCCAGGCTCTGGTAAAAGCCGATGCGCTGCTCATCGTATTCGTCACGGCCGCGCTCAAAAACATACGCACCCAGGCCGAGTCCCAGGTCCTTGTCCATCAAATACGGCTCGCGAAAGTCGATCCTCGCGCGATTCAACTCCGTGCCGGGCTCTAGCTGCAACCGAAGC
Proteins encoded in this region:
- a CDS encoding ABC transporter ATP-binding protein, with product MIQINKFSKHYEMGDTIVRALDGLDLSVDEGEFISITGASGSGKSTLMHLLGCLDRPTSGEYWLDGELVSSMTDRQLAVIRNQKIGFVFQTFNLIQRTSALDNVAVPLFYARKTRVNEASMRALERVGLSKRASHAPSELSGGERQRVAIARAIVNEPKIILADEPTGNLDSRTGKQIMNIFHELNRSGVTVILVTHEMSVALQARRVIRMRDGLKYEDRFVDAALTEELTGEGERAPERSPPPMARPAGV